Proteins encoded by one window of Flexibacter flexilis DSM 6793:
- a CDS encoding protoporphyrinogen/coproporphyrinogen oxidase, whose translation MKQVAVIGAGVSGLSVARMLQSAECEVTVWEQADKVGGLVKCDRVHDNLFHKVGGHVFNSRNKAVLDWFWGQFDQENEFIKARRNAKILMNDKIIGYPVENYLHQLPKQTVENILSDMLALRGTDKKPQDYPNFEEFLRSNFGQTLYELYFKPYNYKIWHTDLAQVPLGWLDGKLPMPNLKQMLLSNIVREEESTMVHASFFYPREGGSQFIANRLAEGLNIWLNTGLHSIERDGGQWLLNEEVTYDEVVYCGDVRKLASLFVHPDAATKKALEAVTALKSNGTSNLFCETDATDISWLYLPNAHIKAHRIIYTGNFSETNSRGSKRSTCVVEFSGDYTYEQMCEEIKKLPGNLSPISQNHEANSYVIQETDTRERIQNLKNLTEPNGLYLLGRFAEWEYYNMDAAIEAAMALSGRILA comes from the coding sequence ATGAAACAAGTTGCCGTTATTGGTGCGGGCGTGTCGGGGCTATCGGTTGCCCGAATGTTACAATCCGCCGAGTGTGAAGTAACCGTTTGGGAACAAGCCGACAAAGTGGGTGGCCTTGTCAAATGCGACCGTGTCCACGACAATCTTTTTCATAAAGTGGGCGGCCACGTGTTCAACAGCCGTAACAAAGCTGTTTTGGATTGGTTCTGGGGACAATTTGACCAAGAAAATGAGTTTATTAAGGCGCGTCGCAATGCCAAAATCTTGATGAATGATAAAATTATTGGTTATCCTGTTGAGAATTATTTGCACCAGTTGCCTAAACAAACCGTAGAAAATATTCTGTCGGATATGCTCGCTTTGCGCGGTACGGACAAAAAACCACAAGATTATCCGAACTTTGAGGAGTTTTTGCGTAGCAATTTTGGCCAAACATTATACGAACTGTATTTTAAGCCTTACAATTACAAAATCTGGCATACGGATTTGGCGCAAGTGCCGCTGGGCTGGCTCGATGGCAAATTGCCGATGCCCAACCTCAAGCAAATGCTTTTGAGCAACATTGTGCGCGAAGAAGAATCTACAATGGTTCACGCCTCGTTTTTCTATCCGCGCGAAGGTGGCTCTCAATTTATTGCCAATCGTTTGGCCGAAGGTCTAAATATTTGGTTAAATACTGGCCTACATTCCATTGAGCGAGATGGAGGACAATGGCTTCTTAATGAAGAAGTTACGTATGATGAAGTGGTTTATTGTGGCGATGTGCGCAAACTTGCTTCCTTGTTTGTACACCCAGACGCAGCTACCAAAAAGGCTTTGGAAGCAGTTACTGCCCTCAAATCGAATGGCACATCAAACTTGTTTTGCGAAACTGACGCGACAGATATTTCTTGGCTGTATTTGCCTAATGCCCACATCAAAGCACATCGCATTATTTACACAGGCAATTTCAGCGAAACCAATAGCAGAGGTTCTAAACGTAGTACTTGCGTAGTGGAGTTTTCGGGAGATTATACTTACGAGCAAATGTGCGAGGAAATCAAGAAGTTGCCAGGCAATCTTTCGCCAATTTCCCAAAACCATGAGGCAAACTCGTACGTTATTCAGGAAACTGATACGCGCGAACGCATCCAAAATCTCAAAAATTTGACCGAACCCAATGGCTTGTATTTGCTGGGTCGTTTTGCGGAATGGGAATATTATAACATGGATGCAGCCATTGAAGCGGCAATGGCTTTGAGTGGTCGTATCTTGGCATAA
- a CDS encoding glycosyltransferase family 2 protein translates to MTNQPNIASISVIIPVKNRAGLLEITLDNIFAQTLLPAQVIVVDDGSTDHLPQVIAKYEGRVTCIPNEGKGPGAARNTGLKIADTAFVKFFDSDDVMTKNCLQAQYEVLQKTGAPLVYSPYIHAIEQPDGSWLRQGAIVQYQPFPATQTLRACMAYNFFTVIPGFMFRREFLEKLGAWRTDITAYEDWDYLWRIGKLCPNPVHTNQAAMIYRLHGAQTTGAHFDNTQRDKEKVICLKDALAAAQDLSPLDKLALTNILWKTLKSLAHLPEYQAVLAQYDSPAMPFISLYLRLKNKLERLKTHSDWTTMHGVSNSEEVWGQYAKLL, encoded by the coding sequence ATGACAAATCAGCCCAATATAGCTTCTATTTCTGTTATTATTCCTGTGAAAAATCGAGCAGGATTATTGGAAATAACGCTGGATAATATTTTTGCTCAAACGCTTTTGCCCGCCCAAGTAATTGTGGTGGACGATGGCTCTACCGATCATTTGCCGCAGGTGATAGCCAAATACGAAGGCCGCGTTACTTGCATCCCAAACGAGGGCAAAGGGCCAGGGGCTGCGCGTAATACAGGCCTGAAAATAGCTGATACAGCGTTTGTGAAGTTCTTTGACTCTGACGATGTCATGACGAAAAATTGCTTGCAAGCCCAATACGAAGTTTTGCAAAAAACAGGTGCGCCACTTGTTTATAGTCCGTATATTCACGCCATAGAGCAACCTGATGGCTCTTGGTTGCGGCAAGGTGCGATTGTGCAGTACCAGCCTTTTCCTGCCACCCAAACGCTGCGAGCGTGTATGGCCTATAATTTCTTTACCGTAATTCCTGGTTTTATGTTTCGTCGGGAATTTTTGGAGAAATTGGGCGCGTGGCGCACGGATATTACGGCTTACGAAGATTGGGATTATTTGTGGCGCATCGGCAAACTTTGCCCCAATCCTGTTCATACCAACCAAGCGGCCATGATTTATCGCTTGCATGGGGCGCAAACCACTGGCGCACATTTCGATAATACGCAGCGCGACAAAGAAAAAGTAATTTGCCTGAAAGATGCGTTAGCTGCCGCACAAGATTTGTCGCCGTTGGATAAATTAGCTTTGACGAATATCTTGTGGAAAACGCTTAAATCATTGGCGCATTTGCCCGAATATCAGGCTGTTTTGGCGCAATATGATAGCCCTGCAATGCCTTTTATTTCTCTTTATTTAAGATTAAAAAATAAGTTGGAAAGACTCAAAACACACTCGGATTGGACAACGATGCATGGCGTTAGTAATTCGGAAGAGGTTTGGGGACAGTACGCTAAATTGTTATAA
- a CDS encoding glycosyltransferase family 2 protein, with product MLDISVVIVNYNTFTLTCQCIESVIQKTQNVSYEIILVDNASAECDADLFKQKFPEITLIKSAENGGFAKGNNLGIAQAKGEYILLLNSDTELINNALYETVMVMRANPKAGVMSGKLLYPDGRVQGVAGRLPSLKMEFEELLRLNKSLTPAQRAIYYLGNEFDYETTLNVGWVWGAFFVFPAKILQQFPQHKLQDDFFMYGEDLQWCWYIKDLGYDIMYSPKPVAYHYISASSKINEEEKALKKSLPNLVLLMRKQKGYFYTSFYFLIKALHLLSLRNKKDLQKAIATLKIAFS from the coding sequence ATGCTTGATATTTCTGTCGTTATTGTTAATTATAATACTTTCACGCTTACGTGTCAGTGCATTGAGTCTGTAATTCAAAAAACGCAAAATGTTAGCTACGAAATTATTTTGGTAGATAATGCTTCTGCCGAATGTGATGCCGATTTATTTAAGCAAAAATTCCCTGAAATTACGCTGATAAAAAGTGCTGAAAATGGTGGCTTTGCCAAAGGAAATAATTTGGGAATAGCACAAGCCAAAGGCGAATATATTTTGCTACTTAACAGCGATACTGAGCTGATAAATAATGCATTATATGAGACCGTAATGGTAATGCGAGCCAACCCCAAAGCAGGCGTAATGTCAGGCAAATTACTGTATCCTGATGGGCGAGTGCAGGGCGTAGCGGGGCGTTTGCCGAGTCTCAAAATGGAATTTGAGGAGCTTTTACGCTTAAATAAATCGCTTACTCCTGCGCAGCGTGCTATTTATTATTTAGGTAATGAATTTGACTACGAAACTACATTAAATGTTGGTTGGGTTTGGGGGGCTTTTTTTGTTTTTCCAGCCAAAATTTTACAACAATTTCCCCAACATAAATTACAAGATGATTTCTTTATGTATGGCGAAGATTTGCAATGGTGTTGGTACATCAAAGACTTGGGCTATGATATAATGTATTCACCAAAACCTGTAGCTTATCATTATATTTCGGCCAGTTCTAAAATAAATGAAGAAGAGAAAGCATTAAAAAAATCTTTACCCAATTTGGTATTATTAATGCGCAAACAAAAAGGATATTTTTATACGAGTTTTTATTTTTTGATAAAGGCATTGCATTTGCTTTCATTAAGAAATAAAAAAGACCTACAAAAAGCGATTGCTACACTTAAAATCGCATTTTCTTAG
- a CDS encoding glycosyltransferase has protein sequence MKLLFLSPNSEIGGAEAVLIEDMLALQAHHDIHVILPAEGTISKKLKGTKIIVHIVRFDWWIATHSLTFIQKIKFTRGYIISTLKIKKIITNISPDTLITNTIATPVAAIAAALASVKHIWYIHELGKEDHHLSFFFGEKKSYYLINKLSNRIITTSFLVQKKVAGYIPDNKIETIYCSVEIPNSEQFISAENPYKIALNSPLKLLITGRVGEGKRQEDAVKALEILIKKYDIPAQLTIVGDRGGEYSQQIKDYIQQNQLSAFVDFVQFTDNIYKYYQEADFVFICSRCEAFGRVTIEAMKLKKVVFASDAGANPELLGNNERGILYQMGDAEDLAQKVAQTMQHPIQLQQISQRAFEWSWQVCNTKTHLDNLLKTIQNA, from the coding sequence ATGAAATTATTATTTCTTAGCCCAAATAGCGAGATAGGTGGTGCAGAAGCGGTTCTGATTGAAGATATGCTGGCATTACAGGCGCACCACGATATTCATGTCATATTGCCTGCCGAAGGAACGATTTCTAAAAAATTAAAAGGCACTAAAATTATAGTACATATTGTACGTTTTGATTGGTGGATTGCTACGCATTCACTTACGTTTATTCAAAAGATAAAATTTACGCGCGGCTATATTATTTCAACACTTAAAATAAAGAAAATTATAACTAATATATCTCCTGATACACTGATTACCAATACAATAGCGACACCAGTAGCAGCAATAGCCGCCGCTTTGGCAAGTGTTAAACACATTTGGTATATACATGAATTGGGTAAGGAAGATCATCATTTGTCCTTTTTTTTTGGTGAAAAAAAATCTTATTATTTGATCAATAAACTCTCTAATCGAATTATAACAACGTCTTTTTTAGTACAGAAAAAAGTAGCGGGATACATTCCTGATAATAAGATAGAAACAATATATTGTAGCGTTGAAATCCCAAATTCAGAGCAATTTATTTCTGCTGAAAATCCATATAAAATAGCATTAAATTCTCCCTTAAAATTATTGATTACTGGTAGAGTGGGAGAGGGAAAAAGGCAAGAAGATGCTGTAAAAGCATTAGAAATTCTGATAAAGAAATATGATATACCTGCTCAACTTACGATTGTTGGTGATAGAGGAGGCGAATATTCTCAACAAATTAAAGATTATATTCAACAAAATCAATTATCAGCATTTGTAGATTTTGTTCAGTTTACAGACAATATATATAAATATTACCAAGAAGCTGATTTTGTATTTATTTGCTCGCGTTGTGAGGCCTTTGGGCGTGTAACAATTGAGGCAATGAAGTTAAAAAAAGTTGTTTTTGCATCCGACGCAGGGGCAAATCCAGAACTTTTAGGCAACAATGAACGAGGTATATTATATCAAATGGGAGATGCAGAAGATTTAGCACAAAAAGTAGCACAAACGATGCAACACCCTATTCAATTGCAACAAATTAGCCAACGTGCTTTTGAGTGGTCTTGGCAGGTCTGTAACACTAAAACTCATCTCGATAACTTGCTAAAAACAATTCAAAATGCTTGA
- a CDS encoding glycosyltransferase family 2 protein, with protein MIQLLSQLPEPQSYNQQKKGWPWTLESQTNHLEASFLPKVSIITPSYNQGQYLEETIRSILLQNYPNLEFIIIDGGSKDESVEVIRKYEKWITHWVSERDKGTYEAMNKGLAQMTGQYWCIVNSDDILMPNAIAQAVDYFRQNPDCQWLTATTHSIDEFSRVKYTFFPEMPQTKVAGLSFLDRCWIRHPATFLSRKTFDTIGFFAPIDILDYDYWIKLELHGLLPAIIQEPLAGLRYHSSCKSIDFEKALLQNIALQKSILNQFFGNNAPAQKQILDKIHQIQVEYYQVIIKRNIFQGNISEARKYWIELFKYQPTLVFKRWFWGLFTRFFTRKVEEKEFNPFLFLRS; from the coding sequence ATGATACAATTACTTTCTCAATTGCCTGAACCCCAGTCCTATAATCAGCAAAAGAAAGGCTGGCCATGGACTCTTGAAAGCCAAACCAATCATTTGGAGGCCTCTTTTTTGCCTAAAGTAAGCATTATTACGCCAAGTTATAATCAAGGGCAATATTTAGAGGAAACGATTCGCTCGATTCTGTTGCAAAACTATCCTAATCTGGAGTTTATTATTATTGATGGTGGTAGCAAAGATGAAAGCGTAGAGGTAATCCGAAAATATGAAAAATGGATTACGCATTGGGTAAGTGAAAGAGATAAGGGGACGTATGAGGCGATGAATAAAGGCCTTGCCCAGATGACTGGACAGTATTGGTGTATCGTTAATTCTGATGATATTCTGATGCCCAATGCCATTGCACAGGCTGTGGATTATTTTAGGCAAAACCCAGATTGCCAATGGCTTACGGCTACCACGCATTCCATTGATGAGTTTTCGAGAGTGAAATATACGTTTTTCCCAGAAATGCCTCAGACTAAAGTGGCTGGTTTGTCTTTTTTGGATCGTTGTTGGATTCGCCATCCCGCTACTTTTTTGAGTAGAAAAACGTTTGATACCATTGGTTTTTTTGCGCCGATAGATATACTCGACTACGATTATTGGATAAAATTAGAACTTCATGGGCTGCTCCCTGCTATTATTCAAGAGCCATTGGCGGGTTTGCGTTATCATAGCTCCTGTAAATCCATTGATTTTGAAAAAGCATTATTGCAGAATATTGCACTCCAAAAATCTATTTTAAATCAATTTTTTGGAAATAATGCGCCTGCCCAAAAGCAAATTTTGGATAAAATACATCAAATTCAAGTAGAGTATTATCAAGTGATAATCAAAAGAAATATTTTTCAAGGAAATATCTCAGAGGCTAGAAAATACTGGATTGAATTGTTTAAATATCAACCAACACTCGTTTTTAAAAGATGGTTTTGGGGGCTATTTACGAGATTTTTTACGCGAAAAGTAGAAGAAAAAGAGTTTAATCCTTTTCTTTTTTTACGTTCATAG
- a CDS encoding polysaccharide biosynthesis tyrosine autokinase produces the protein MLQNAEAINNALVELEEEEELRAEKGINSDKLLSILNKSLWWIIMFVVVATLGAYTYVRYTRPTYEAYSVLKLDIKQQASGLLSRVYSATGEEMQSSNLSGEIELITSFMLYNKVIDKMGENIHITYMQKGNFVFSEMYKSSPFRVEYEVKNPAFYDIPVDVLFIDEKQFSLKYKLGNVNYSRNFNFDKTYENQDVKFKITKTPFYKPDVINYEYFFTINSRNKLLMQMFFNTSAYILNQSANTIRIIIKDHHPQKAHDIMVTIDSVYLEQTLEQKNKVNEQTLAFLNSQLDTTAQKLAMSEKEVERFIQVNRVIDVRDQVAEMITHVEKLKKDKIELEIQNSLLMDLRNTIINNQDIRKIIPALKHINDQELVDLAEALSDLQNQKEMMSYTAKEGTLAARLRDKKIGSMGEDLLKIINETTRFLGKKISLVNSEIRQYENRFLAVPTQDKELNRIKRFYDLNEKFYLLLVEKKAEFSIAKAGTVPEFQILTAPTVPTVPVLPQRANVYLAWLAVAIIAGSALVIIRYFLQDSIVTQKELEKVAIAPILGVIPTYVKEQLKVATLVVDKNPKSSISEALRSIRTNIEFILPQNGNKRILSVTSTISGEGKTFISINLSGILALSNQKVVLLDMDMRKPKLHLAFSSNNDKGMSTILSGRHQWKECIHNTHLENIDLITAGPVPPNPSELIMRPSFKDLLNELHQSYDTIIIDCPPVGLVTDGILVMQHVDLPIYVVRSEYSKRTYAKNINKLVRVNGFKNLSIVLNGLDNFKTYGYGYGYGYEYYSEDKSSKKGLDLMWLRSLFTKQ, from the coding sequence ATGTTGCAAAACGCAGAAGCTATTAATAATGCACTTGTCGAATTAGAGGAAGAAGAAGAATTAAGAGCAGAGAAGGGAATTAATAGTGATAAATTACTTTCAATTCTTAATAAGAGTCTTTGGTGGATTATTATGTTCGTTGTGGTCGCAACTTTGGGAGCATATACTTATGTTCGTTATACAAGGCCCACTTATGAAGCATATTCTGTATTAAAACTAGATATTAAGCAACAGGCTTCTGGATTGCTTAGTCGCGTTTATTCGGCAACAGGAGAGGAGATGCAAAGCTCTAATCTTTCTGGTGAGATAGAATTGATTACTTCATTTATGCTATACAATAAGGTAATCGATAAAATGGGAGAAAATATACATATCACCTATATGCAAAAAGGTAATTTTGTGTTTTCAGAAATGTATAAAAGTTCTCCATTTAGGGTAGAGTATGAGGTTAAAAATCCTGCATTTTATGATATTCCCGTTGATGTTTTATTTATAGATGAAAAACAATTTTCGCTGAAATACAAGCTCGGAAATGTAAATTATTCTCGTAATTTTAATTTTGATAAAACATACGAAAATCAGGATGTTAAATTTAAAATAACTAAAACACCTTTTTATAAGCCAGACGTAATTAATTACGAATATTTCTTTACTATCAATAGTCGAAATAAATTATTGATGCAGATGTTTTTTAATACGTCTGCTTATATTCTGAATCAGAGTGCGAATACCATTCGGATTATTATCAAAGATCATCATCCGCAAAAAGCGCATGATATTATGGTTACGATTGATAGCGTTTATTTAGAGCAGACACTGGAACAAAAAAATAAAGTTAATGAACAGACTTTAGCATTTTTGAATTCTCAGTTGGATACGACTGCTCAAAAACTGGCAATGTCCGAAAAGGAAGTGGAACGCTTTATTCAAGTAAATAGAGTAATTGATGTGCGCGATCAAGTGGCTGAAATGATTACGCACGTGGAAAAACTCAAAAAAGATAAAATTGAGCTCGAAATCCAAAACTCCTTGTTAATGGATTTGCGCAATACTATCATTAATAACCAAGATATAAGAAAAATTATCCCAGCATTAAAGCACATTAATGACCAAGAATTGGTTGATTTAGCAGAAGCACTAAGCGATTTGCAGAATCAAAAAGAAATGATGTCTTATACGGCAAAAGAAGGGACACTTGCCGCACGACTCAGAGATAAAAAAATAGGCTCAATGGGGGAAGACTTGTTGAAAATTATCAATGAAACAACTCGTTTTTTGGGTAAAAAAATCTCTTTAGTTAATTCGGAAATAAGACAGTACGAAAATAGATTTTTGGCTGTTCCTACTCAAGATAAAGAACTGAATCGCATCAAACGTTTTTACGATTTGAACGAAAAGTTTTATTTGCTTTTGGTAGAGAAAAAAGCAGAATTTAGTATTGCTAAAGCAGGTACTGTCCCTGAATTTCAAATCCTTACAGCTCCCACAGTGCCCACCGTGCCTGTATTGCCTCAACGTGCGAACGTGTATTTGGCTTGGTTGGCGGTTGCTATTATTGCGGGCAGTGCTTTAGTGATTATCCGTTATTTCCTGCAAGACTCCATTGTTACACAAAAAGAACTTGAAAAGGTGGCAATTGCTCCTATTCTGGGTGTTATTCCCACTTATGTAAAAGAACAATTGAAAGTGGCTACCTTGGTAGTGGACAAAAACCCCAAATCCAGTATTAGTGAAGCCCTGCGTTCTATCAGAACCAATATAGAATTTATTTTGCCTCAAAACGGGAATAAACGTATTCTCTCAGTTACTTCTACTATTTCTGGCGAAGGAAAAACCTTTATTTCTATCAACCTTTCGGGTATTTTGGCCTTATCAAATCAGAAGGTTGTATTGCTGGATATGGATATGCGTAAACCTAAGTTACATTTGGCTTTTAGCTCCAATAATGACAAAGGTATGAGTACGATTCTGAGCGGAAGACATCAATGGAAAGAGTGTATTCATAATACACATTTAGAAAACATTGACCTCATTACGGCAGGACCAGTACCGCCAAACCCATCAGAGTTGATTATGCGCCCGAGCTTCAAGGACTTACTCAACGAATTGCATCAAAGTTATGATACGATTATTATTGACTGTCCGCCAGTGGGTTTAGTAACCGATGGTATTTTGGTAATGCAACATGTGGATTTGCCTATTTATGTGGTTCGTTCAGAGTATTCTAAGCGAACTTATGCCAAAAATATCAATAAGTTGGTGCGCGTGAATGGTTTCAAAAACCTGTCTATTGTGCTCAATGGCTTGGACAACTTTAAAACGTATGGCTACGGCTACGGCTACGGCTACGAATATTATAGTGAAGACAAGTCTTCTAAGAAAGGATTGGATCTTATGTGGCTGAGAAGCTTGTTTACAAAACAATAG
- a CDS encoding polysaccharide biosynthesis/export family protein, translated as MKILKSLVLFALLVGVMSSCYYKRDLMFRTETSLNEGEFTTALEKVKQGYRLKKGDVISFRLFTNKGEVVIDPNYDLAKLLGSSREGEGFTKQDGSATQLSYVVDNRGYLLLPMIGKIFVDSITHPQFDSLLAVKYSAYYQEPFITSQVSSRHIVILNGTQSKIIPLGQESMNLIEAIAALPEGLGPQSDIRHIRLIRGDLRNPSVMLIDLSTIEGMKKSDLRLLPDDIIYIEPGRSVVREAVKDFGPYLTILTTTLSLIVVLFR; from the coding sequence ATGAAAATATTAAAAAGTCTTGTATTGTTTGCTCTTTTGGTTGGGGTGATGTCAAGTTGTTATTACAAGCGAGACCTCATGTTTAGGACAGAGACCTCACTCAATGAGGGTGAGTTTACGACTGCCTTGGAAAAAGTCAAACAAGGCTATCGTCTCAAAAAAGGAGATGTGATTTCGTTTCGTTTGTTTACAAATAAAGGTGAAGTGGTCATAGACCCTAACTACGATTTGGCAAAACTATTGGGCTCAAGCCGTGAAGGAGAAGGATTCACCAAACAAGATGGATCCGCTACACAGTTGTCTTATGTTGTGGATAACAGGGGATATTTATTATTACCAATGATAGGGAAAATATTCGTTGATAGTATTACACATCCCCAATTTGATAGCCTTCTGGCAGTTAAATATTCGGCCTATTATCAAGAACCTTTCATTACATCACAGGTCAGCAGCAGACACATTGTTATTTTAAATGGCACGCAAAGTAAAATCATTCCTTTAGGGCAAGAAAGCATGAATCTTATTGAGGCTATTGCTGCTTTACCAGAAGGTTTGGGTCCTCAATCTGATATTCGTCATATACGATTGATTCGGGGTGATTTACGAAATCCGTCTGTTATGTTGATTGATTTATCGACCATAGAAGGAATGAAAAAATCAGATTTAAGGCTACTTCCTGATGATATTATTTACATAGAGCCTGGCAGAAGTGTGGTTAGGGAAGCGGTAAAAGATTTTGGCCCTTATTTGACTATTTTGACAACCACGTTGTCGTTGATCGTTGTTTTATTTCGTTAA
- the rfbC gene encoding dTDP-4-dehydrorhamnose 3,5-epimerase, with protein sequence MEFKALSLQGVIEIIPRVFEDERGFFFESYNEKVFKENGIADTFVQDNQSFSLKNVVRGLHYQNAPYAQAKLVRVISGQVLDVIVDIRPDSATYGQHLKVILDAQKQNMLYVPAGFAHGFTALEDTVFVYKCTNLYNKASESGIYWADETLDIDWEVENPIVSEKDRILPRFN encoded by the coding sequence ATGGAATTTAAGGCATTATCTCTGCAAGGAGTAATAGAGATTATACCACGTGTTTTTGAAGATGAACGTGGCTTTTTCTTTGAGTCGTACAACGAAAAAGTTTTTAAAGAAAATGGAATAGCGGATACATTTGTCCAAGACAATCAATCTTTTTCACTGAAGAATGTAGTGCGAGGTTTGCACTATCAGAATGCACCTTATGCGCAGGCTAAGTTAGTGCGTGTAATTAGTGGTCAAGTATTGGATGTTATCGTGGACATTCGCCCAGATTCGGCTACTTATGGCCAGCATTTGAAAGTGATTTTAGATGCTCAAAAGCAAAATATGCTCTATGTTCCTGCGGGCTTTGCGCATGGCTTTACGGCCTTAGAAGACACTGTTTTTGTGTATAAATGTACTAATTTATACAATAAAGCATCGGAATCTGGCATTTACTGGGCAGATGAAACATTGGATATTGACTGGGAAGTAGAAAATCCTATTGTTTCAGAAAAAGATAGAATTTTGCCCCGTTTTAACTAG
- a CDS encoding NAD(P)-dependent oxidoreductase, giving the protein MRCLIIDDMHPSISQMLLDIEITPNYRPDIKREEILDIIADYQGLIVRSKTPINAEILAKASQLQFIGRAGAGLDNIDLEAVKAANIRLFHAAEGNRDAVGEHAVGLMLCLLNKLHTSDRQVRQKQWLREYNRGYELGSLTVGIIGYGNMGRATARKLSGFGCRVLAYDKYLTQWPDTHAQQVSLQTLQQETDLLSLHIPLTAETKGMVNESFINAFHKNIWLVNTARGEIVPLQELEKTLETGKVRGAALDVLENEKLASLSPSQIETFDRLAQRENVVFSPHVAGWTFESYQRINEVLVKQLASFVKENI; this is encoded by the coding sequence ATGCGATGCCTCATCATAGACGATATGCACCCTAGTATCTCCCAAATGCTACTAGACATTGAGATTACGCCCAACTATCGCCCCGACATCAAACGCGAAGAAATACTCGATATTATAGCTGATTATCAAGGTTTAATCGTGCGTAGCAAAACCCCTATCAACGCCGAAATTTTGGCCAAAGCCTCCCAACTTCAGTTCATTGGAAGGGCTGGTGCAGGCCTCGACAACATAGACTTAGAAGCCGTAAAAGCCGCCAATATTCGGTTATTTCATGCCGCCGAAGGCAACCGCGATGCTGTTGGGGAACACGCCGTCGGCCTGATGCTTTGCCTGCTCAACAAACTGCACACTTCCGACCGACAAGTACGCCAAAAACAATGGCTACGCGAATACAACAGAGGTTACGAACTGGGCAGCCTTACCGTCGGAATTATTGGCTACGGCAATATGGGACGCGCCACTGCCCGCAAACTCAGCGGTTTTGGTTGCCGCGTGTTGGCTTACGACAAATACCTGACCCAGTGGCCAGACACGCATGCCCAACAAGTAAGCCTCCAAACGCTCCAGCAAGAAACCGACCTGCTCAGCCTGCATATTCCGCTTACTGCCGAAACCAAAGGCATGGTAAACGAAAGTTTTATTAATGCTTTTCATAAAAATATTTGGCTCGTCAATACGGCACGCGGCGAAATAGTCCCGCTACAAGAGTTGGAAAAAACACTCGAAACGGGCAAAGTACGTGGCGCGGCCTTAGATGTGCTTGAAAATGAAAAACTGGCCAGCCTCTCCCCTTCCCAAATCGAAACCTTTGACCGACTCGCCCAGCGCGAAAACGTTGTATTTTCGCCACACGTGGCAGGCTGGACTTTTGAATCGTATCAGCGTATCAATGAGGTGTTGGTAAAACAATTAGCCTCGTTTGTGAAGGAAAATATTTAA